From a region of the Octopus sinensis linkage group LG18, ASM634580v1, whole genome shotgun sequence genome:
- the LOC115221191 gene encoding ataxin-1-like isoform X1 produces MNRNGCGQNGRVPVPLQSSSVTAPRPFSCFPNTSTGDGSTQSVAPSLPLRPVHSSLLPGYTAPTIVQAAESLHTVRTATQPGLEMQSVLNSSQSSIGSLFRPSPTVADPAPRIYHAGQYGNSLYTTANSSLASFSSLYSIHGQPAGHLASGAVSPYNTFYPQYPQGYSPSCLLSPAGHYPHLDSYSAVLASMGSHTQHVSQSQLPRTFMPTHISQYSPLSSHRNATPTTSPSSAGNLGHSPSQSALMHQHSPKQEQMRDSLAEAATVDGYSHSPRGVAPSHSLSKEDKSHSASSQQQQQQQQQQQQKHLHSRQLSPLSTQNKTSSLLKDTTTTPKTDLNKDLGYKVPSGKEGSLKHRILTRPPNIQINESPVVEPEQVLSAGAKTYHHKSEAISPAKRSKSISEMASTGCEMGIGQHQHPHQQQQPQQQHQPHHQPQLQGTRTSPGIPNAPMTPHLHYPPHFIKGSIIQLANGDLKRVEDLQTNDFIHSAEISADLKIDSSTVVRTDENVDLGTTILSFLVGENKVQVTVEATLEHPFFVFGKGWSSCCPQRTIKRYGLDCHKLSVGDVCISLTHKEAPRDMIHPQYQQSFKGTKIDGEAHSNFRTASTTSTMNTILSTKSTSSPVSNCQQNQSSYLSRHCSPPAAMSFGHKQTTTHSTETQTNLAPEDISSNKNSTATNTSNNGNGLGVQQVRKRRWSAPDNIKVDPTAEFDKSASNVAEDSKANVTKNE; encoded by the exons ATGAACAG aaatGGCTGTGGACAGAATGGTAGAGTTCCTGTTCCTCTTCAAAGTAGTTCAGTAACAGCTCCACGTCCTTTCTCTTGCTTCCCAAACACCAGCACTGGCGATGGATCGACTCAAAGTGTAGCACCCTCTTTACCCCTTCGTCCTGTTCACAGCAGCCTTCTCCCCGGCTACACTGCTCCAACTATTGTCCAAGCTGCAGAAAGCTTGCATACCGTGCGCACAGctacacagcctggtctggagATGCAATCGGTTCTTAACAGCAGCCAATCGTCTATTGGCAGCTTATTTCGGCCTTCTCCAACTGTTGCTGATCCAGCTCCAAGGATTTATCACGCTGGCCAATACGGTAACTCTCTCTATACGACAGCCAATAGCTCACTAGCTTCATTTTCCTCTCTTTATAGCATTCATGGACAGCCAGCCGGTCATCTAGCGTCTGGTGCTGTGTCACCTTACAATACATTCTACCCTCAATACCCACAAGGCTACTCACCTAGTTGCCTGTTGTCACCAGCTGGTCACTACCCTCACTTGGACTCCTACTCTGCTGTCCTCGCCAGCATGGGCAGCCACACCCAGCATGTCAGCCAATCGCAGCTACCTCGCACATTCATGCCAACTCATATATCACAATACTCTCCACTGTCCAGTCATCGGAATGCGACTCCGACCACTTCTCCCAGCTCCGCCGGCAACCTCGGACACTCGCCCAGCCAGTCAGCTCTTATGCATCAACACTCTCCTAAACAAGAACAAATGAGGGATTCGCTCGCTGAGGCTGCGACTGTCGACGGCTACAGTCACTCGCCACGTGGAGTTGCCCCTTCTCATAGTCTTTCAAAAGAGGATAAGTCTCACTCAGcctcatcacaacaacaacagcaacaacaacaacaacaacaacagaaacacttGCACTCTcgtcagttatctcccttatcgACTCAGAATAAAACCAGTTCTTTACTGAAGGACACTACAACCACCCCCAAAACAGATCTCAATAAGGACTTGGGTTACAAGGTACCAAGTGGCAAAGAGGGTAGTTTGAAACACCGTATACTCACCCGGCCACCCAACATCCAAATCAACGAATCTCCAGTCGTAGAGCCAGAGCAAGTATTGTCCGCTGGGGCAAAGACTTATCATCATAAGTCAGAAGCCATATCGCCGGCGAAACGGTCAAAGTCGATCAGTGAGATGGCATCGACAGGCTGTGAAATGGGAATTGGACAACACCAACacccacaccaacaacaacaaccacaacagcaacaccaaccacATCATCAACCGCAACTACAAGGCACAAGGACATCGCCTGGAATACCTAACGCCCCTATGACACCACACCTTCACTATCCTCCGCATTTCATCAAGGGTTCAATCATTCAGCTTGCCAATGGTGACCTGAAGCGTGTTGAAGATTTACAGACAAACGATTTCATTCACAGTGCAGAGATCAGTGCTGACCTCAAAATAGACTCCAGCACAGTGGTTCGTACGGATGAAAATGTGGACCTTGGAACCACTATTCTCAGCTTCCTGGTTGGTGAAAATAAAGTTCAG gTGACTGTGGAAGCCACCCTGGAACATCCTTTCTTTGTTTTTGGCAAAGGATGGTCATCATGTTGTCCCCAACGAACGATAAAGCGCTATGGACTTGACTGCCACAAGTTATCAGTTGGGGATGTCTGCATATCTTTGACACACAAAGAAGCGCCCAGAGATATGATCCATCCCCAATACCAGCAGAGCTTTAAGGGGACCAAAATCGACGGAGAGGCCCACTCCAACTTCCGAACTGCTAGTACTACTTCTACTATGAATACAATTCTATCCACAAAATCAACATCATCCCCAGTGTCTAATTGCCAACAAAACCAATCATCTTATTTAAGTCGGCACTGCAGCCCTCCAGCAGCTATGAGCTTCGGTCATAAACAAACTACAACACACAGTACTGAGACTCAGACAAATTTAGCCCCAGAAGACATTAGTAGCAATAAAAATAGCACTGCTACCAACACTAGCAATAATGGTAATGGCTTAGGAGTTCAACAGGTACGCAAAAGGCGTTGGTCAGCTCCGGACAATATAAAAGTTGACCCGACTGCTGAGTTCGACAAATCGGCTTCCAATGTTGCTGAAGACAGTAAAGCCAATGTCACCAAAAATGAATGA
- the LOC115221191 gene encoding ataxin-1-like isoform X2, with protein sequence MNRNGCGQNGRVPVPLQSSSVTAPRPFSCFPNTSTGDGSTQSVAPSLPLRPVHSSLLPGYTAPTIVQAAESLHTVRTATQPGLEMQSVLNSSQSSIGSLFRPSPTVADPAPRIYHAGQYGNSLYTTANSSLASFSSLYSIHGQPAGHLASGAVSPYNTFYPQYPQGYSPSCLLSPAGHYPHLDSYSAVLASMGSHTQHVSQSQLPRTFMPTHISQYSPLSSHRNATPTTSPSSAGNLGHSPSQSALMHQHSPKQEQMRDSLAEAATVDGYSHSPRGVAPSHSLSKEDKSHSASSQQQQQQQQQQQQQQPQQQHQPHHQPQLQGTRTSPGIPNAPMTPHLHYPPHFIKGSIIQLANGDLKRVEDLQTNDFIHSAEISADLKIDSSTVVRTDENVDLGTTILSFLVGENKVQVTVEATLEHPFFVFGKGWSSCCPQRTIKRYGLDCHKLSVGDVCISLTHKEAPRDMIHPQYQQSFKGTKIDGEAHSNFRTASTTSTMNTILSTKSTSSPVSNCQQNQSSYLSRHCSPPAAMSFGHKQTTTHSTETQTNLAPEDISSNKNSTATNTSNNGNGLGVQQVRKRRWSAPDNIKVDPTAEFDKSASNVAEDSKANVTKNE encoded by the exons ATGAACAG aaatGGCTGTGGACAGAATGGTAGAGTTCCTGTTCCTCTTCAAAGTAGTTCAGTAACAGCTCCACGTCCTTTCTCTTGCTTCCCAAACACCAGCACTGGCGATGGATCGACTCAAAGTGTAGCACCCTCTTTACCCCTTCGTCCTGTTCACAGCAGCCTTCTCCCCGGCTACACTGCTCCAACTATTGTCCAAGCTGCAGAAAGCTTGCATACCGTGCGCACAGctacacagcctggtctggagATGCAATCGGTTCTTAACAGCAGCCAATCGTCTATTGGCAGCTTATTTCGGCCTTCTCCAACTGTTGCTGATCCAGCTCCAAGGATTTATCACGCTGGCCAATACGGTAACTCTCTCTATACGACAGCCAATAGCTCACTAGCTTCATTTTCCTCTCTTTATAGCATTCATGGACAGCCAGCCGGTCATCTAGCGTCTGGTGCTGTGTCACCTTACAATACATTCTACCCTCAATACCCACAAGGCTACTCACCTAGTTGCCTGTTGTCACCAGCTGGTCACTACCCTCACTTGGACTCCTACTCTGCTGTCCTCGCCAGCATGGGCAGCCACACCCAGCATGTCAGCCAATCGCAGCTACCTCGCACATTCATGCCAACTCATATATCACAATACTCTCCACTGTCCAGTCATCGGAATGCGACTCCGACCACTTCTCCCAGCTCCGCCGGCAACCTCGGACACTCGCCCAGCCAGTCAGCTCTTATGCATCAACACTCTCCTAAACAAGAACAAATGAGGGATTCGCTCGCTGAGGCTGCGACTGTCGACGGCTACAGTCACTCGCCACGTGGAGTTGCCCCTTCTCATAGTCTTTCAAAAGAGGATAAGTCTCACTCAGcctcatcacaacaacaacagcaacaacaacaacaacaacaacag caacaaccacaacagcaacaccaaccacATCATCAACCGCAACTACAAGGCACAAGGACATCGCCTGGAATACCTAACGCCCCTATGACACCACACCTTCACTATCCTCCGCATTTCATCAAGGGTTCAATCATTCAGCTTGCCAATGGTGACCTGAAGCGTGTTGAAGATTTACAGACAAACGATTTCATTCACAGTGCAGAGATCAGTGCTGACCTCAAAATAGACTCCAGCACAGTGGTTCGTACGGATGAAAATGTGGACCTTGGAACCACTATTCTCAGCTTCCTGGTTGGTGAAAATAAAGTTCAG gTGACTGTGGAAGCCACCCTGGAACATCCTTTCTTTGTTTTTGGCAAAGGATGGTCATCATGTTGTCCCCAACGAACGATAAAGCGCTATGGACTTGACTGCCACAAGTTATCAGTTGGGGATGTCTGCATATCTTTGACACACAAAGAAGCGCCCAGAGATATGATCCATCCCCAATACCAGCAGAGCTTTAAGGGGACCAAAATCGACGGAGAGGCCCACTCCAACTTCCGAACTGCTAGTACTACTTCTACTATGAATACAATTCTATCCACAAAATCAACATCATCCCCAGTGTCTAATTGCCAACAAAACCAATCATCTTATTTAAGTCGGCACTGCAGCCCTCCAGCAGCTATGAGCTTCGGTCATAAACAAACTACAACACACAGTACTGAGACTCAGACAAATTTAGCCCCAGAAGACATTAGTAGCAATAAAAATAGCACTGCTACCAACACTAGCAATAATGGTAATGGCTTAGGAGTTCAACAGGTACGCAAAAGGCGTTGGTCAGCTCCGGACAATATAAAAGTTGACCCGACTGCTGAGTTCGACAAATCGGCTTCCAATGTTGCTGAAGACAGTAAAGCCAATGTCACCAAAAATGAATGA